A section of the Zygosaccharomyces rouxii strain CBS732 chromosome B complete sequence genome encodes:
- the ATG8 gene encoding ubiquitin-like protein ATG8 (highly similar to uniprot|P38182 Saccharomyces cerevisiae YBL078C ATG8 Protein required for autophagy) translates to MKSTFKSEYPFEKRKAESERISQKFQNRIPVICEKAEKSDIPEIDKRKYLVPADLTVGQFVYVIRKRIMLPPEKAIFIFVNDTLPPTAALMSAIYQDHKDKDGFLYVTYSGENTFGSV, encoded by the coding sequence ATGAAGTCAACTTTTAAATCAGAGTAcccttttgaaaagaggaAAGCTGAGTCAGAACGTATCTCACAGAAATTCCAAAACAGAATTCCAGTTATTTGTGAGAAAGCTGAAAAGTCAGATATCCCAGAGATTGACAAACGCAAGTATTTAGTCCCAGCAGATTTGACGGTGGGTCAGTTTGTTTACGTTAttagaaagagaattatgttaccaccagaaaAGGCCATCTTTATCTTTGTTAATGATACTCTTCCACCAACTGCAGCGCTGATGTCCGCTATTTATCAGGATCATAAGGACAAGGATGGGTTTTTGTACGTTACTTATTCTGGAGAAAATACTTTTGGGTCTGTTTAG
- a CDS encoding uncharacterized protein (weakly similar to uniprot|P38180 Saccharomyces cerevisiae YBL081W Hypothetical ORF): MPGKIESTAFLSQLEDMDKYLLEYRSLKLMPQVTNAFGAMRFNNNNFEMDNDLLKNSKKLNGINGGNNNNNNNNNSNNNNNNRKKFMNKQAFRLNSPTAVKFPHTKAVPPTAAPTAAPAGATTPLVNSHNFNKANSATYPLYYNTANNNSNASLAQPPLSSSTSSPSFVPPRVDSSLSGYDPTFDYVVPTPTPTDYTNQFSTPFSSYLNSGINPNMSSSVGATTAGTPVASSANLATSGSSDMVNNLVGTNTFNSGVSAPLAFDQPLPTSSISASMGASGLASTPTTADLSGNNLGSDQLLMNDLSLGWGSNHVSSAGAGNYGIWNNDMSVWS, from the coding sequence ATGCCAGGTAAGATTGAAAGCACTGCCTTCCTGTCCCAATTGGAGGACATGGACAAGTATTTACTCGAGTATCGTAGTTTGAAACTTATGCCTCAAGTAACGAATGCCTTTGGCGCTATGCGTTTcaataacaataattttgaaatggatAACGACTTGTTAAAGAATAGTAAGAAATTAAACGGTAtcaatggtggtaataataataataataataataacaacagtaacaataataacaacaatagAAAGAAGTTTATGAATAAACAGGCATTTAGATTAAACAGTCCAACTGCAGTTAAATTTCCTCACACAAAAGCTGTTCCTCCAACGGCAGCACCAACAGCGGCGCCTGCAGGTGCAACTACCCCATTAGTCAATTCGCATAATTTTAACAAGGCAAACTCCGCTACCTATCCATTGTACTATAATACGGctaataataacagtaatgCATCATTAGCTCAACCACCACTATCGTCGTCCACATCGTCGCCTTCATTTGTACCACCAAGAGTCGATTCTTCTCTGAGTGGGTATGATCCAACATTCGACTACGTGgtaccaacaccaacaccCACTGATTATACGAATCAGTTTAGTACACCATTTTCTAGTTATTTGAACTCGGGAATTAACCCAAACATGAGTTCATCAGTTGGTGCTACTACAGCAGGGACGCCTGTTGCTTCTTCCGCGAATTTAGCAACATCAGGTAGCAGTGATATGGTCAACAATCTAGTGGGCACAAACACTTTTAATTCAGGTGTTTCTGCACCACTTGCATTTGACCAACCACTACCAACTTCATCTATTTCTGCATCAATGGGAGCGTCAGGTTTGGCTTCTACTCCAACTACAGCTGATCTATCTGGGAACAATTTGGGCAGTGATCAGTTGCTAATGAATGATTTATCTCTTGGCTGGGGATCAAATCATGTCTCATCGGCTGGAGCTGGTAATTATGGGATTTGGAATAACGATATGAGCGTTTGGAGCTAA
- the MAM1 gene encoding Mam1p (weakly similar to uniprot|P40065 Saccharomyces cerevisiae YER106W MAM1 Monopolin kinetochore associated protein involved in chromosome attachment to meiotic spindle), with translation MGRISKARLRPLGVKNTNTVNNGNNNISPERSKSVRKLSNKNSVLPSLNMVNYHVENFKENVAPDELLTNEDELTGGLDDIQVQQPLTGGNLKQLQNEIAELENVLFPCEHFLCGLENRSQLKSLRLWLLFELEMSPDNGTTNLRNTCYRDHVYEAVCSPWKVQNCIQQIPQDFEPFPLQQLIIPEIELVKEPDLEDGTVQIGDLVEKKKIPPTFLSSQNRQGIFDSASVDTTAIVRQRHTSEVSDVVDEDHEETLRRFRKQPRISTLERKLALIGGMSLPKLTK, from the coding sequence ATGGGAAGAATATCTAAAGCCAGGTTGAGACCTCTGGGCGTTAAGAATACAAATACTGtcaataatggtaataataatatttctCCTGAACGGTCAAAATCAGTTAGAAAATTGTCAAACAAAAACTCAGTCTTGCCGTCACTCAATATGGTTAATTATCATGTAGAAAACTTCAAGGAAAATGTGGCACCCGATGAATTACTCACGAATGAGGATGAGCTTACTGGAGGTCTAGACGATATTCAAGTACAACAACCGTTAACAGGGGGGAATCTAAAGCAGCTGCAAAATGAAATAgctgaattggaaaatgttttATTCCCCTGTGAACATTTTCTATGTGGACTAGAAAATAGATCGCAGTTAAAGTCATTAAGATTATGGTTACTTTTCGAGCTAGAAATGAGCCCTGATAATGGTACTACgaatttgagaaatacCTGTTACCGCGATCATGTTTATGAAGCAGTATGTTCACCATGGAAAGTTCAAAATTGCATACAACAGATACCACAAGATTTTGAACCCTTTCCATTACAACAACTGATAATACCTGAAATTGAGTTGGTTAAAGAGCCTGATTTAGAGGATGGGACCGTACAAATTGGTGATCTtgtagaaaagaaaaaaattccacCTACATTCTTATCGAGTCAAAATCGTCAAGGAATCTTTGATTCGGCTTCGGTTGATACAACAGCCATTGTTAGACAGAGGCATACGTCGGAAGTATCAGACGTTGTAGACGAAGACCACGAAGAAACTTTACGTAGATTTAGAAAACAACCAAGGATTTCCACATTGGAGAGGAAACTGGCACTAATAGGTGGAATGTCACTGCCAAAGCTCACAAAATAG
- the GLE2 gene encoding RNA export factor GLE2 (highly similar to uniprot|P40066 Saccharomyces cerevisiae YER107C GLE2 Component of the nuclear pore complex required for polyadenylated RNA export but not for protein import homologous to S. pombe Rae1p): protein MAFYSTSVSTTMATDKDMANDIVIPNPAEDSISDISFSPQSDFLFSVSSWDNKVRIWDVQGGIPQGRAQFEHQAPVLCTKWSNDGTKVVAGGADNVVSMFDVATGQTKQLGLHDGPVKSMSYLQFGGSNTDVLVTGSWDKTLKYWDARQAQPIGTVAMPDRVYTLDSRQMLLVVGTAERHIAVINLGNPMAIFKTTQSPLKWQTRVVACYNEGDGYALGSVEGRCAIRYVDDEEQRKKGFSFKCHRQTNSNRAPGQPAQSLVYAVNSIAFHPIYGTFATAGGDGSFHFWDKNQRHRLRGFPSLQASIPVCSFNRNGAVLAYALSYDWSQGHMGNRADYPNVIRLHPTSDDEIKEKKRR from the coding sequence ATGGCTTTCTATAGTACATCTGTATCTACTACTATGGCCACTGATAAAGACATGGCAAATGATATTGTAATACCTAATCCTGCAGAggattcaatttcagatATTTCATTCTCACCGCAAAGTGATTTTTTGTTTAGCGTTAGTTCGTGGGATAATAAAGTTCGTATTTGGGATGTGCAAGGGGGTATTCCACAAGGTAGAGCTCAATTTGAACATCAAGCGCCTGTTTTGTGTACCAAGTGGTCGAACGATGGAACCAAAGTAGTTGCAGGTGGTGCCGACAATGTTGTATCGATGTTTGATGTTGCTACGGGACAAACTAAACAGTTGGGATTACACGATGGACCTGTTAAATCCATGAGTTATTTACAGTttggtggtagtaataCGGATGTATTGGTCACAGGATCATGGGATAAAACGTTAAAATATTGGGATGCTAGACAAGCACAACCAATTGGTACAGTAGCAATGCCAGACAGGGTTTACACACTGGATAGTCGACAGATGTTACTTGTGGTGGGCACAGCGGAAAGACATATTGCTGTTATAAATTTGGGCAATCCAATGgcaattttcaaaactaCACAGAGTCCATTAAAATGGCAAACAAGAGTTGTTGCATGTTATAACGAAGGTGATGGATATGCACTTGGATCAGTCGAAGGTAGATGTGCAATTAGATATgtggatgatgaagaacagCGTAAAAAAGGATTTTCGTTCAAATGTCATCGACAGACGAATTCTAACAGAGCACCAGGTCAGCCGGCACAAAGTTTAGTGTATGCTGTTAATAGTATTGCTTTCCATCCAATATATGGTACATTCGCTACagctggtggtgatggatcatttcatttttgggATAAAAATCAAAGGCATCGTTTAAGAGGTTTCCCATCATTACAGGCAAGTATCCCAGTTTGTTCATTTAATAGAAATGGTGCAGTTTTAGCATATGCATTATCATACGATTGGAGTCAAGGACATATGGGTAATCGTGCTGATTATCCAAATGTGATTAGATTACACCCAActtcagatgatgaaattaaggaaaagaaaaggaggTAA
- the RTT105 gene encoding Rtt105p (similar to uniprot|P40063 Saccharomyces cerevisiae YER104W) yields MVDPNPNSSPPRFSIGSSPGPLPPTRAVQRWSDSEEGIADDIFSYRKGQYADAFPSYSSSPIRSRRKHNEVQNRKVAQRRVAHRDNSTVKVRGGNEEMEKFVMTSERERELRRLKLQAEEHAIRMDEVEKFEKEQREEIEDEELLDYVEKREQCEKELEQMLADLLIT; encoded by the coding sequence ATGGTAGAcccaaatccaaattcaaGTCCTCCGAGGTTCAGTATTGGTTCATCGCCAGGACCGCTACCACCGACACGAGCGGTGCAGAGATGGTCAGATTCTGAGGAAGGTATTGCGGACGATATATTTAGTTATCGTAAGGGCCAGTATGCAGATGCATTTCCGTCgtattcatcttcacctaTAAGATCACGAAGGAAGCACAATGAGGTGCAAAATCGAAAAGTAGCTCAACGAAGAGTTGCTCATCGAGATAATAGTACAGTTAAAGTAAGAGGTGGCAACGAAGagatggaaaaatttgtGATGACTAGTGAAAGGGAAAGAGAATTGCGACGTTTAAAACTGCAGGCAGAAGAACATGCAATTCGAATGGACGAAGTAGAGAAATTCGAAAAGGAACAGCGAGAGGAGATAGAAGATGAGGAACTGTTGGATTATGTAGAGAAAAGAGAGCAGTgtgaaaaggaattggagCAAATGCTGGCCGATTTGTTAATCACTTAA
- the PET112 gene encoding glutamyl-tRNA(Gln) amidotransferase subunit PET112 (similar to uniprot|P33893 Saccharomyces cerevisiae YBL080C PET112 Protein required for mitochondrial translation): protein MRVFRRFYQVQLPPISKFRLLPQYKLKCGLEIHTQLDTRNKLFSMSTNDPFHSANKPNSHTSFFDIALPGTQPILNHEAVLFATKLAIALNCQINLDSQFDRKHYFYGDQPLGYQITQHFSPFASRGHLPLHKDIDGIDEISKNIHITQLQIEQDTGKSLYRKSDHITLIDLNRSNVPLIEMVTEPDFQDLKQIRAFIKKYQNLVRHLKISTGDLETGAMRVDVNLSINDHARVELKNLPNTSSILNAIKHEYLRQVQIVEDGMADELLSQPETRGWTGSSTVKLRSKETTIDYRYMPDMELPRITLAADVVETLQKTMPPLPDKILNTLMSEPYKLSLKDAKILCLSSNGQDEIYNHEELQQFYLDTFHSYADRVKGNIEANKLSKLPTNWIIHELLGDLNKLELPLSEITKVLTPQIFADFLMLIHNNEISSASGKLLLFHVLKTLKETNCDTSTTIDFNSLIDEFDIRTINQIDHDELREICNEIIETLNNDKLINDIVTGKKKKSIKFLVGQGMKLSQGRIKAQDFERTFKEVLDVKW, encoded by the coding sequence ATGCGAGTATTCAGAAGATTCTATCAGGTACaattaccaccaatttcaaagtttaGGCTTTTGCCTCAATATAAGTTAAAATGTGGTCTTGAAATTCATACACAACTCGACACTCGAAATAAACTGTTTTCCATGTCAACTAATGACCCATTCCATTCTGCAAATAAGCCAAATTCACACACTTCATTTTTTGATATTGCATTACCAGGAACTCAGCCGATTTTAAATCATGAGGCTGTTTTATTTGCAACTAAGTTAGCTATAGCGCTGAATTGTCAAATCAATCTAGATTCacaatttgatagaaaACATTACTTTTATGGTGATCAACCTCTCGGTTACCAAATTACTCAAcatttttcaccatttgCCTCGAGGGGCCACTTGCCACTTCACAAAGATATTGATggcattgatgaaattagcaAGAATATTCATATCACACAATTACAGATTGAACAAGATACTGGTAAATCGCTATACAGGAAATCTGATCATATTACCTTGATTGATTTAAATAGATCAAATGTTCCGCTAATTGAGATGGTTACAGAACCagatttccaagatttaaaaCAAATAAGAGCATTTAttaaaaaatatcaaaatttggtgcgacatttgaagatatcaACGGGTGATTTAGAAACTGGTGCTATGCGTGTTGATGTTAATTTATCCATCAATGACCATGCGAGGGttgaattaaagaatttacccaaTACTAGTAGTATATTGAATGCGATCAAACACGAATATTTGAGACAAGTACAGATTGTAGAGGATGGAATGGCTGACGAACTACTTTCACAACCAGAGACTAGAGGCTGGACAGGATCTTCTACCGTAAAGTTGAGGAGTAAAGAAACAACTATTGATTATAGATACATGCCTGATATGGAATTGCCGCGGATAACTTTGGCCGCAGATGTGGTAGAAACTCTTCAAAAAACAATGCCACCATTGCCTGACAAAATTTTAAATACCTTGATGTCAGAACCTTATAAATTATCTCTTAAGGATGCGAAAATTCTTTGCCTCAGCAGTAATGGacaagatgaaatttataaccatgaagaattacaacaattttacctGGATACCTTTCATTCATATGCTGATAGGGTTAAAGGTAACATAGAGGCTAATAAATTGTCAAAATTGCCTACTAATTGGATTATTCATGAATTATTGGGTGATTTGAATAAACTGGAATTGCCGCTATCGGAAATTACCAAAGTTTTAACTCCCCAAATTTTTGCAGATTTTCTAATGCTCATCCATAATAACGAAATTTCAAGTGCTAGTGGTAAATTATTGTTATTCCACGTTTTGAAAACCCTCAAAGAGACCAACTGTGATACATCTACCACTATcgatttcaattctttaatagATGAATTCGATATCAGAACTATAAATCAAATCGATCACGACGAATTGAGGGAAATTTGTAACGAAATCATTGAAACTCTAAACAATGACAAGCTCATTAATGATATTGTTACcggtaaaaagaaaaaatctatcaaatttttggtaGGGCAGGGCATGAAGCTATCACAAGGTCGTATTAAAGCTCaggattttgaaagaacgTTTAAAGAGGTTCTTGATGTTAagtggtaa
- the NUP170 gene encoding Nup170p (similar to uniprot|P38181 Saccharomyces cerevisiae YBL079W NUP170 Abundant subunit of the nuclear pore complex (NPC), required for proper localization of specific nucleoporins within the NPC, involved in nuclear envelope permeability and in chromosome segregation) — MYSTPLKSRIDYNNSTFAGSQSLSKNSANNETNGTGTGINGNSSTDGIIARGLKTSAALVGSDSASVTSDLSNAKEHLRVNGLGTSNPLELSSQYIDHLQRQDASTPVLDERSYYNNGVNYNFSKEVGGLGAFTPFERQQVINLPDEILQEASKAEMRSDMGIFPEINRCWIIIDNKLILWNIRDSSDFQTIDEIKHTILKVALVKPKPNMFVDYVQHLLLISTPFDIYILAVSYDASTNELGVFNTGMCVSVHGLDVAEIVCFERTGQIFFSGRTNGLNIWELQYSGSDDWFNSKCNKVCLTQSAWSSLLPGNIISKLPGSRLVQSFFEEDPKYSQETIVQLTVDQSRGIVYSLSSKSNIKAYLITDHSLEGPLTIEPFYIKRIMGTTTARGAAILGTKYLKISKIETVSQQENNNLFFVAITVGGVRLYFNGSVGRSSIEALRLESIKFPPSSATQETIEHELQQQQLEQQKRALPFYSFLNSSESILLKFQKKSSVLLETSNACSIISPGMFFCPVVKNPTSPEKNTTTTAGDNNNKNDNNKESTAVQHKLYVSVPDYGILKNHGKYVENAVLLDTTGSVKQIVPLTPSFNATQKPEGYANEFATQYSMENMKVAVLTNGAIEIYRYRTPDEVFETLIDNPLPFVLNYGVSEACSTALFVTCKLNKSEMLRSAALTFFTVGIPGVVEIKPKYNKYVMSSMPSFLSTTPQKALSLYGQNFATPNTNLKSNQPGNFDLDDVILSARFYGIAFLIARLFRDIWDKQVFKVNPSAKFDSSNHVVKESLEDRNIIVGTSISTLDVEYYLSSITILNEFFNSYGDSITTISTGVISNGTGTNSVDKSEEVANQAENIAINSLIKLVKSIMEALSFLNVLYEESEVEGYEHQYLAFKDIIKFLNLDVQTELTKLKFKDLFAPNTEIKRLIREILSSIINRSITRGASIEYTATALQERCGSFCSSSDILGFRAVEHLRRAKEIGLRDYETLSYHLNNAIKLFERIVDDISIEKLKEAVNIMLELHYFPKTIKFLLNMANSMDRGKLAYQYVADGSLEHDERRKYYEKRSAVYELVFETLVKVDELSATDVPTGAGGFTVSNELNALREESYSTVLHYNDKLFHYQLYDWLVSQSCQDKLLQLDTDFILPYLQEKSKSSLEISNLLWIYYSKRSKFLEAAEVLYTLAGSDFKLKLGERIECLSRANGFCNSVCPPSQKQSMVQLADMIQEIFDVAAVQDDLLTLIATDNRVKSDARGELLAHLDGKILPVSDLFNDFAVPLGYYEICLFIFKVSDFRNEEEIIAKWNELFGSLKQELNPTGKMEDSLNFINFLSNVVIKIGRQVHTSEFVFPVALLFPIISNLFYDALPHDHLKPGSVASIFISAGLTYGKLYYFLKDLIETSDSPKTIFRDEMTWLIKEWYKSDRKLRDIINYESVAQLDDYTLDKDPIEIYMKETGNTI, encoded by the coding sequence ATGTATTCCACACCTTTAAAAAGTAGAATTGactacaacaacagcacGTTTGCTGGTTCACAGTCGCTTTCTAAGAACAGCGCGAATAACGAGACTAATGGTACTGGCACTGGCATCAATGGTAACTCATCTACTGATGGTATAATTGCTAGAGGTCTAAAGACGAGTGCTGCTCTAGTCGGTTCGGACAGTGCCTCGGTAACGTCAGATTTGTCCAACGCAAAGGAGCATTTGAGGGTCAATGGATTGGGTACATCGAATCCATTGGAATTATCAAGTCAATACATCGATCATTTGCAGAGACAAGATGCGAGTACACCTGTATTGGATGAGAGATCCTACTACAACAACGGTGTGAACTACAATTTCAGTAAAGAAGTGGGGGGATTAGGTGCATTTACACCTTTTGAAAGGCAGCAAGTGATTAATTTACCggatgaaattttacaagaagcTTCCAAGGCGGAAATGAGAAGTGATATGGGTATTTTCCCTGAAATTAACCGTTGTTGGATTATCATAGACAATAAACTTATACTGTGGAACATTAGAGATAGTAGTGATTTCCAGACCATTGATGAGATCAAACACACTATTTTAAAAGTTGCATTAGTAAAACCAAAACCTAATATGTTTGTGGATTATGTGCAACATCTTTTATTGATTTCCACACCATTTGATATCTATATTTTGGCTGTTTCATACGATGCATCTACCAATGAGCTTGGCGTTTTCAATACAGGGATGTGCGTTTCAGTGCATGGGCTAGATGTTGCTGAAATTGTctgttttgaaagaacaggtcaaattttcttctctggAAGAACTAACGGTCTTAACATATGGGAGTTACAATATTCAGGTTCAGACGATTGGTTCAACAGTAAATGTAATAAAGTATGCCTGACACAATCTGCATGGTCAAGTCTTTTACCAGGTAATATAATATCCAAATTACCAGGCAGTAGATTAGTACAGTCTTTTTTCGAAGAGGATCCGAAGTATTCTCAAGAGACTATAGTACAATTAACGGTTGATCAGTCCAGAGGTATCGTCTACTCACTTTCATCTAAATCTAATATTAAGGCATATTTGATCACAGACCATTCATTGGAAGGTCCACTAACCATCGAACCCTTTTATATCAAAAGAATCATGGGGACGACTACAGCAAGAGGTGCAGCCATTTTGGGTACCAAATACTTGAAAATTTCTAAGATAGAAACCGTTTCACAACAGGAGAATAACAATTTGTTCTTTGTGGCAATCACCGTTGGTGGTGTTCGTTTATATTTCAATGGATCTGTGGGTAGATCATCCATAGAAGCGTTAAGATTAGAATCTATTAAATTCCCACCAAGTTCCGCCACTCAAGAAACCATTGAACAtgaattacaacaacaacaattagAACAACAGAAAAGAGCTTTACCGttttattcatttttaaattcatcagagtcaattcttttgaagttcCAAAAGAAATCTTCAGTCTTGTTGGAAACCTCCAACGCATGCTCAATCATTTCACCTGGTATGTTCTTCTGTCCCGTGGTTAAGAACCCAACCAGTCCAGAAAAGAACACGACAACGACAGCTGGTgataacaacaataaaaaTGACAATAACAAAGAATCTACTGCAGTTCAGCATAAGTTGTATGTAAGTGTACCAGATTACGGTATTCTGAAGAATCATGGGAAATATGTGGAAAATGCCGTTTTGCTGGACACAACGGGTTCCGTAAAGCAAATTGTGCCACTAACTCCAAGTTTCAACGCTACCCAAAAACCAGAAGGTTATGCCAATGAGTTCGCCACACAGTACAGCATGGAAAATATGAAAGTTGCCGTTTTAACCAATGGTGCAATAGAAATTTACAGATACCGTACACCTGATGAAGTGTTTGAAACGTTGATTGATAACCCACTGCCGTTTGTTCTCAATTATGGTGTTTCAGAAGCTTGCTCTACAGCGCTTTTCGTCACTTGCAAGTTGAACAAGTCTGAAATGCTAAGATCGGCGGCTCTAACATTCTTCACTGTGGGTATACCCGGTGTGGTTGAAATTAAACCCAAATACAACAAATATGTGATGTCCTCGATGCCCTCCTTCTTATCAACAACCCCACAAAAGGCATTGTCCTTATATGGTCAAAATTTTGCTACTCCAAATACGAATTTAAAGTCGAATCAACCTGGTAATTTCGATTTAGATGATGTGATTCTTTCTGCAAGATTTTACGGTATTGCCTTTTTAATTGCAAGGTTGTTTAGAGATATTTGGGACAAACAAGTGTTCAAAGTTAATCCATCCGCTAAATTTGACTCCTCTAACCACGTCGTTAAAGAATCCCTAGAAGATAGAAACATCATTGTTGGTACATCAATCTCTACTTTAGATGTGGAGTATTATTTGTCTTCCATTACAATTCTCaacgaatttttcaacagttATGGTGACTCTATTACAACGATCTCTACAGGTGTCATTTCCAATGGTACCGGTACAAATTCTGTGGATAAGTCTGAGGAAGTGGCTAACCAAGCTGAAAATATTGCCATTAATTCATTGATTAAATTAGTCAAATCCATAATGGAAGCTCTATCGTTTTTGAACGTTTTATATGAGGAAAGTGAGGTTGAAGGTTACGAACACCAATATTTGGCCTTCAAGGACataatcaaatttttgaacttgGATGTTCAGACagaattgaccaaattgAAGTTCAAGGATCTATTCGCACCAAATACAGAAATCAAGAGACTCATCAGAGAGATTCTTTCTTCCATCATTAATAGAAGTATTACCAGAGGCGCTTCCATCGAATACACAGCTACAGCATTGCAAGAGCGTTGTGGATCTTTCTGTTCTAGTAGTGACATCTTAGGGTTCAGAGCTGTGGAACATTTAAGAAGGgctaaagaaattggtctCAGAGATTATGAGACCTTAAGTTACCATTTGAACAATGCTATTAAACTGTTTGAAAGAATAGTCGATGATATCtccattgaaaaattgaaggaagCTGTTAATATCATGTTAGAGTTGCATTATTTCCCCAAAACTATTAAATTTTTGCTCAATATGGCTAATTCAATGGATCGTGGTAAATTGGCATATCAATACGTTGCCGATGGATCTTTGGAACATGATGAAAGAAGGAAATATTATGAAAAGCGTTCTGCGGTTTATGAATTAGTCTTCGAAACTTTAGTCAAAGTAGATGAATTGAGTGCTACTGATGTACCAACAGGTGCTGGTGGCTTTACTGTCTCTAACGAATTGAACGCTTTGAGAGAAGAGTCTTACTCGACAGTTTTGCATTATAACGATAAACTATTCCACTACCAATTATACGATTGGCTTGTATCCCAAAGTTGCCAAGATAAATTACTACAACTGGATACAGATTTCATACTGCCCTACCTGCAAGAGAAATCCAAGAGTTcattagaaatttcaaatctgcTTTGGATTTACTATTCTAAAAGatcgaaatttttggaagcTGCCGAAGTTCTGTATACACTAGCAGGGTCAGacttcaaattgaaattaggTGAAAGAATTGAGTGTCTTTCTCGTGCCAACGGTTTCTGCAACAGTGTTTGTCCACCAAGTCAAAAGCAGAGCATGGTTCAACTGGCTGATATGATTCAAGAGATTTTCGATGTGGCCGCTGTGCAGGACGATTTACTCACGTTAATTGCCACGGACAATCGTGTAAAATCGGATGCACGTGGTGAGTTGTTGGCCCATTtggatggtaaaattttgCCTGTAAGTGATCTTTTCAACGATTTTGCAGTACCATTAGGTTATTATGAAATTTGcctcttcattttcaaGGTTTCCGATTTCagaaatgaagaagagatcATTGCCAAATGGAATGAGTTATTTGGATCTCTCAAACAAGAGTTAAACCCTACCGGTAAGATGGaggattctttaaatttcatcaatttcctATCAAACGTGGTTATTAAGATTGGTCGTCAAGTGCATACATCCGAATTTGTATTCCCCGTGGCCCTTCTTTTCCCCAttatttccaatttattcTACGATGCATTACCTCATGATCATTTGAAACCCGGCTCCGTTGCATCTATCTTCATTTCAGCGGGTCTCACTTATGGCAAATTGTACTATTTCCTCAAGGATCTAATAGAGACTTCAGATTCTCCTAAAACGATTTTCCGTGATGAAATGACTTGGTTGATTAAGGAATGGTACAAATCAGATAGAAAGCTAAGGGACATTATTAATTACGAATCAGTCGCTCAGTTGGATGACTATACTCTGGATAAAgatccaattgaaatttacaTGAAGGAAACTGGTAACACTATTTAA